Proteins encoded within one genomic window of Rhododendron vialii isolate Sample 1 chromosome 1a, ASM3025357v1:
- the LOC131300664 gene encoding organic cation/carnitine transporter 3, with product MADPGTTDPLLSSETPATAPASSLEEIIERCIGDFGWAQLLQASLVSLAWAFDAQQTFISVVTDADPTWHCTDHHSSCNSATDMCQLPRGSWAWDMPADASIVSDWSLECASSVIRGLPASCFFLGSLVGGLVLATLADSSSLGRKNILLLSSLLMSLAGLFTAASTNIWMYSALRFVGGFGRATVGTCALVLSTELVGKRRRGQVGILSFLFFTFGFLSLPAIAYLNRGSSWRSIYLWTCIPTIPYCVLFHFLARESPRWLFLQGHKEKFMATIKSIASHSSFTLKQFPEIVCVEHDSSNGDLFSAIKILLDKKWAIRRLSAVMVVGFGIGMVYYGMPLGVGSLGFNLYLNVTLNALSELPASLASFFLIGKINRKGSVFGFCILSGVCSIICCVLMNMPSMSTESGWIISKGASQIGAETVSFFSVCTAFNVLLIYTLELFPTCVRNSAMSMVRQAIVLGGVFSPVLVAAGRRNGVLSYGVFGVTIAFCGLFVAFLPETKGSSICDTMDEEEHKVLKTQTSGCGNC from the coding sequence ATGGCCGATCCCGGCACTACTGATCCCCTTCTCTCCAGCGAAACTCCGGCAACCGCCCCGGCCTCCTCCTTGGAGGAGATAATTGAACGGTGTATCGGAGATTTCGGGTGGGCTCAGCTGCTGCAGGCTTCCCTCGTGTCTTTGGCTTGGGCCTTCGACGCCCAGCAAACCTTCATTAGCGTCGTCACCGACGCCGACCCGACATGGCACTGCACCGATCACCACTCCTCGTGCAACTCGGCAACCGATATGTGCCAGCTTCCAAGAGGTTCGTGGGCTTGGGACATGCCGGCAGACGCGTCTATCGTGTCGGATTGGTCGCTGGAGTGTGCTAGCTCAGTCATCAGGGGATTGCCAGCTTCGTGTTTCTTCTTGGGCAGCCTCGTGGGAGGACTCGTCCTCGCCACGCTGGCCGACTCCTCCTCCCTCGGCCGGAAGAACATCCTACTCTTGTCGTCTTTGCTCATGTCCCTGGCCGGACTCTTCACGGCCGCCTCCACAAACATCTGGATGTATTCGGCCCTCAGGTTCGTCGGGGGGTTCGGGAGGGCCACCGTAGGAACGTGCGCTCTCGTGCTATCGACAGAGCTCGTCGGGAAGCGAAGGCGAGGCCAGGTTGGGATCCTTAGCTTCCTCTTTTTCACGTTCGGATTCTTATCTTTACCGGCGATCGCTTACTTGAACAGAGGATCTTCTTGGAGATCAATCTACTTGTGGACCTGTATTCCCACAATCCCGTATTGCGTCCTGTTCCATTTCTTAGCCCGTGAGTCTCCCCGGTGGCTGTTCTTGCAAGGCCACAAAGAAAAATTCATGGCCACGATAAAGAGTATCGCAAGCCATAGTAGCTTCACTCTGAAACAATTCCCCGAAATTGTCTGTGTCGAACACGATTCGTCAAACGGCGACCTATTCTCGGCCATCAAGATCTTGCTTGATAAAAAATGGGCTATCAGGCGCTTATCAGCTGTTATGGTGGTGGGTTTCGGCATCGGCATGGTCTACTATGGCATGCCCTTAGGGGTTGGAAGCTTGGGATTCAACCTCTACCTTAATGTCACACTGAATGCCTTATCGGAGCTACCCGCCTCGTTGGCCTCATTTTTCCTAATAGGAAAAATAAACAGGAAAGGCTCTGTATTCGGCTTCTGCATTCTGAGCGGTGTATGCAGCATCATTTGTTGCGTCCTGATGAACATGCCATCGATGAGCACCGAGTCTGGATGGATCATATCAAAGGGTGCGTCGCAGATAGGGGCAGAGACGGTGTCTTTCTTCAGCGTCTGCACGGCCTTCAACGTGCTGTTGATTTACACGTTGGAGTTGTTCCCGACGTGCGTGAGGAACTCGGCCATGTCGATGGTGAGGCAGGCGATTGTTCTGGGCGGGGTGTTTAGCCCTGTCTTGGTTGCTGCCGGGAGGAGAAATGGGGTTCTGTCCTACGGGGTGTTCGGGGTGACGATAGCGTTTTGCGGGCTGTTCGTGGCGTTCCTTCCGGAGACAAAGGGTTCGAGCATTTGTGATACGATGGACGAGGAGGAGCACAAGGTCCTAAAGACACAAACTAGTGGCTGCGGCAACTGCTAA